From Primulina tabacum isolate GXHZ01 chromosome 2, ASM2559414v2, whole genome shotgun sequence, one genomic window encodes:
- the LOC142524311 gene encoding uncharacterized protein LOC142524311 has protein sequence MGASNSRLEEDKGLQLCRARKKFIKQALNGRCSVAAAHIAYIEEMKILGAALRRFAEIDARVESFSFPSRNVTTEPRAFTEKSVSQLSLSSPSRSQYEDATVNVSPSPSSQVLKYNSHHMKFISMFSKKVEEKPPVHVAVSVIPTTPPSTTPRSTEVPEASSFETPSIPSETPPWDYFGLFNPIDDHFPSQERNGFDHRSEHSDEIEHLRAEEGIPDLEDVEEKLSSHGIDESHDSEDEFDEPSLATLVRSFENVNVATKNDANNELSAAPQENRVSKTKPPSFENVTEAKESAVNEDSSMKSSETKSPGFENMIKGKEFVFNEDPSIKSERVASETKFINGKKNNSPDLSPLRATSSRFMHLNDAKINPITESEVEDKVAPKDFYSSMQEIEHLFVKAYESGKEVPRMLEANKFHFRPVFPGKESGSVASSLLKSCFSCGDDPSEIQQEPPQNSVKYLTWHRTSSSRSASSRNLLGGKSIEDINDVSKNLFEDFCMVSGSHASTLDRLYAWEKKLYDEVKACQVLRSNFDMKCKLLRHKESQGLNTDKTRAIVKDLHSRIRVSIHRIDSISKKIEEIRDKELQPQLEELIEGLRRMWEMMKDCHRLQFHIISISIAPGSTKNNIQSDSLRQISIHLENELNTLSSNFTKWIGAQKIYVEAINKWLFKCVSLPQNTTKRNKRMRPLPIKECGPPIYMICDSWLEMIDRLPCKGVVDSIKDLAAEVAHFLPRQEKNQGKATNRSRNVSLLDGMDSDDRSIKTDEVLEDLIPTFDSFRTRLAGFLGKLNNFAECSVSMFTDLQKSIQDAKDKYEQPKSQQTKVV, from the exons ATGGGAGCCTCAAACTCTAGATTGGAAGAAGACAAAGGATTGCAGCTTTGTCGTGCGCGAAAGAAATTTATCAAACAAGCACTTAACGGTAGGTGTTCTGTAGCAGCAGCTCATATTGCTTATATAGAGGAAATGAAAATTTTAGGAGCTGCTTTAAGGAGATTTGCAGAAATTGATGCTCGAGTTGaatctttttccttcccttcAAGAAATGTAACTACCGAGCCACGTGCTTTCACCGAGAAATCTGTCTCTCAATTATCTCTGTCCTCTCCATCCCGATCACAATATGAGGATGCCACTGTGAATGTCTCTCCATCTCCATCATCCCAAGTGTTGAAGTATAACTCACATCATATGAAATTTATAAGCATGTTTTCCAAGAAAGTTGAGGAGAAGCCTCCTGTGCATGTTGCGGTATCGGTTATCCCAACCACTCCTCCAAGCACCACTCCTCGTTCAACAGAAGTACCCGAAGCATCATCCTTTGAAACTCCTTCCATCCCATCAGAAACTCCACCTTGGGATTATTTTGGCCTTTTTAATCCAATTGATGATCATTTTCCTTCACAAGAGAGAAACGGATTTGATCACAGGTCTGAACACTCTGATGAGATTGAACATCTCAGGGCAGAGGAGGGCATTCCGGATCTTGAAGATGTGGAAGAGAAGTTATCCTCACATGGGATAGACGAATCTCATGACTCTGAAGACGAATTTGACGAGCCCTCCTTAGCTACACTTGTTCGgagttttgaaaatgttaatgTAGCAACAAAAAATGATGCCAATAATGAGTTATCCGCGGCACCTCAAGAAAATAGAGTATCTAAAACCAAGCCTCCAAGTTTTGAAAATGTGACAGAAGCCAAAGAATCTGCTGTCAATGAAGATTCATCTATGAAGTCATCAGAAACCAAGTCTCCgggttttgaaaatatgatcaAAGGCAAAGAATTTGTCTTCAATGAAGATCCATCTATAAAGTCAGAACGCGTAGCATCAGAGACCAAGTTTATCAACGGGAAGAAAAATAACTCTCCTGATCTATCACCATTAAGAGCCACATCTTCAAGATTTATGCATCTGAATGATGCGAAGATAAATCCAATTACAGAAAGCGAAGTTGAAGATAAGGTTGCACCTAAGGACTTCTATTCTAGCATGCAAGAGATTGAACATCTTTTTGTTAAAGCATATGAATCTGGTAAAGAAGTTCCTCGGATGCTTGAAGCAAATAAATTTCATTTCCGTCCAGTTTTCCCTGGGAAAGAAA GTGGATCAGTTGCCTCATCTCTACTGAAGTCTTGTTTCTCTTGTGGGGATGATCCAAGCGAGATTCAACAAG AGCCTCCTCAAAATTCTGTCAAGTACTTAACGTGGCATCGGACATCATCATCTCGATCTGCTTCATCTCGGAATCTTCTTGGTGGAAAATCCATTGAGGATATCAATGATGTGAGTAAAAATCTCTTTGAAGACTTCTGTATGGTCTCTGGAAGTCATGCCTCAACTTTGGATAGGCTCTATGCATGGGAGAAGAAGCTTTACGATGAAGTGAAG GCTTGTCAAGTGCTTAGAAGTAATTTTGATATGAAGTGTAAGCTTCTTCGACATAAAGAATCACAAGGATTGAATACTGACAAAACACGTGCGATAGTTAAAGATCTGCATTCGAGAATTAGAGTTTCTATTCATAGAATTGACTCGATCTCAAAGAAAATCGAAGAAATTAGAGATAAGGAGCTTCAGCCTCAACTCGAGGAGTTAATTGAAGG ATTAAGAAGAATGTGGGAAATGATGAAGGATTGTCACAGACTTCAGTTTCACATTATATCGATCTCGATTGCCCCTGGAAGCACGAAGAACAATATACAATCAGATTCACTGAGACAGATTAGTATCCATCTCGAAAATGAACTCAACACTTTATCGTCCAACTTCACAAAATGGATTGGCGCTCAGAAAATTTATGTTGAAGCCATAAATAAGTGGCTATTCAAGTGTGTTTCTCTCCCACAGAATACTACCAAGAGAAACAAAAGAATGAGACCTCTTCCCATTAAAGAGTGCGGTCCACCTATATACATGATCTGTGATTCATGGTTGGAGATGATCGATAGGTTACCGTGTAAAGGAGTCGTtgattctatcaaagatttggCAGCAGAAGTGGCTCACTTTTTGCCTCGTCAAGAGAAAAACCAAGGAAAGGCCACTAATCGATCTCGTAATGTGTCGTTGCTTGATGGGATGGATAGTGATGATCGTAGTATAAAGACAGATGAGGTTCTTGAGGATCTGATACCTACATTTGACAGCTTTCGTACAAGGTTGGCGGGTTTTCTTGGAAAGTTGAACAACTTTGCCGAATGTTCTGTCTCTATGTTCACTGATCTT